The following nucleotide sequence is from Paeniglutamicibacter kerguelensis.
GACTTCGCGGCAACCAACGTCAACGAAGACACCTACACCGACTCGCTGCGTGCCTCCGGCGATCCGGGCCGGGCCAAACTTGCCACCCGCATCGAAAACCTCCAGGTGCTCGAGTGGGAGCTGTGGTCCCGCGGTGGCGGATCCGTCACCGACATCATTGACAGCCGCCCCCGGGCCACGGTTCTGGACCTTGGGGGCTTCAGCCACCCGGACGAACCCAAGGTCGCGGCCTTGGGACTGCTCGAACATCTGTGGACAACCCGCAACGAGCGCCGGCCACTGCTGATCGTCATCGACGAGGCCCACAACCTCTGCTCCCCGAACCCCGTCACTCCCGTGGAACGCGCGCTGACCGAACAACTGATCCAAATCGCCGCGGAGGGACGCAAGTTCGGGCTCTGGCTTTTCCTTTCCACCCAACGGCCCACCAAGATCCACCCGAACGTGCTCTCCCAATGCGACAACCTGGGCCTGATGCGCATCAACGCGCCGCGGGACCTGGCCGAACTTGCCGAGGTCTTCGGCTTTGTCCCCGAGGAACTGCTCCAGCGCTCCCAACAGTTCCGTCAGGGCCAGGGCCTGTTTGCCGGCGGATTCATCGACGCACCCACACTGACGCAGATGCGCGACAGGATCACCCGTGAGGGCGGATCCGACGTAAAGGTCCCGGTTCGGCCGTCATCGACAGCTTGATGCTTCCGGAAAACTACGGCTAGCCTGCGTGGCGTCCGCCGGGTTTCGGCTCTTCCGGTGACTTCGGTTCCTCCGGCAGATGCACAATCATCTCCGGCGCCCGCGCGACCAATAGCCACACCGGAAGCACCACA
It contains:
- a CDS encoding ATP-binding protein, translated to MVFLKIGSPLGDPEGAVELRAERFNRHTFWCGQSGSGKTYALGVVLEQLLLHTELPMLIFDPNADFTHLDQTRPEAGSEATRGIADAGIRVLDSTRPDGPQVRIRFLSLSVASKAAVLQLDPIRDAEEFNVLLHLDFAATNVNEDTYTDSLRASGDPGRAKLATRIENLQVLEWELWSRGGGSVTDIIDSRPRATVLDLGGFSHPDEPKVAALGLLEHLWTTRNERRPLLIVIDEAHNLCSPNPVTPVERALTEQLIQIAAEGRKFGLWLFLSTQRPTKIHPNVLSQCDNLGLMRINAPRDLAELAEVFGFVPEELLQRSQQFRQGQGLFAGGFIDAPTLTQMRDRITREGGSDVKVPVRPSSTA